The genome window CTTAGCATCCTCCGGCGTCATGTTCAGCATCGACACCGAAACCGGATTCAAAAACGCCGTGTTAGTCACCGCCGCCTACGGATTAGGCGAAAACATCGTCCAAGGAACCATCAACCCCGACGAATACTTCGTCTTTAAACCAACATTAAAACAAGGTTTTCGCCCAATTTTAGAGAAACGGCTCGGCAGCAAAACCCTCAAAATGGTGTACGATATCGGCGGTTCTAAATACACCAAAAACGTCTCCGTCATCGCCGCCGAAAAAAATAAATTTGCCATCCAAGATGATGAAATTCTGCAACTAGCAAAATGGGCCGCAGTCATCGAAGAACACTACTCTAAAGTGCGCGGGACTTATACCCCGATGGACATTGAGTGGGCAAAAGACGGCAATACGGGCGAATTGTTTATTGTCCAAGCGCGACCCGAAACAGTACAATCTCAAAAGTCTGCTAAAGTTTTGCGAAACTACAAATTGCAAGGTAGCGGTGCAGTTTTAGCAAAAGGACGCGCCGTTGGCGAATCAATCGGACAAGGCAAAGCCCGCGTAATTTTAGATGTTCACAGAATCGCTGAATTTCAATCAGGAGAAGTTTTAGTTACCAACAAAACAGACCCGGATTGGGAACCAATTATGAAAAAAGCAAGTGCGATCGTCACCAATTCCGGCGGCCGCACTTGTCACGCCGCCATCATCGCCAGAGAAATGGGAATTCCCGCCATTGTCGGCACCGGCGATGCCACCCAAATCTTAAAAAACGGGCAAGAAATCACTGTTTCTTGTTCCGAAGGAGACGAAGGCAAAGTTTATGCCGGTTTGCTGCCTTTTGAAATTCAAGAAACTGCGATCGAGAATTTGCCCCGCACCCGCACTCAAATTTTAATGAATGTCGGGAACCCAGAAGAAGCCTTTGGTTTATCAGCAATTCCTTGCGACGGCGTAGGCTTAGCGCGGTTGGAATTCATCATTGCCAATCACATTAAAGCACACCCGCTGGCACTGATTCACTTTGACGAATTGGTAGATGAATCAGTCAAAGAAGAAATTGCAAACCTGACAGCACTTTACCAACACAAACCAGATTTCTTCACCGACAAACTAGCCCACGGAATTGCCACAATTGCCGCCGCATTTTATCCAAATCCAGTTATCGTGCGGATGAGCGATTTCAAGAGCAACGAATATGCTAATCTTTTGGGAGGGCGGCAGTTTGAACCCAAGGAAGAAAACCCGATGATCGGGTGGCGCGGAGCCTCTCGCTATTACGACCCAAATTACCGCGAAGCTTACGCTTTGGAATGCAAAGCATTAAAGCGAGTTCGCGACGAAATGGGCTTGACAAATGTGATTCCGATGATTCCATTTTGTCGCACCCCGGATGAAGGGCGAAAAGTGTTGGCCGAGATGGCAAAACACGGTTTAGTTAAGGGCGAGAACGGCTTGCAAGTGTATGTAATGTGCGAATTGCCGAGCAATGTCATATTTGCTGATGAATTCGCCCAAGTTTTTGACGGATTCTCGATCGGCTCTAACGATTTAACTC of Oscillatoria nigro-viridis PCC 7112 contains these proteins:
- the ppsA gene encoding phosphoenolpyruvate synthase, translated to MLDNLAIEQKSGSIPKEKALVLLFDEVGLDDIALVGGKNASLGEMIQQLSAQGVRVPNGFATTAHAYRYFIQSAGLEAKLREIFADLDVEDLQNLRQKGKQARALILDTPFPRELQAAIANAYEKLCDRYGDSTDVAVRSSATAEDLPDASFAGQQETYLNVQACAGVLECCHKCFASIFTDRAISYRQQRGFDHFEVALSVGVQKMVRSDLASSGVMFSIDTETGFKNAVLVTAAYGLGENIVQGTINPDEYFVFKPTLKQGFRPILEKRLGSKTLKMVYDIGGSKYTKNVSVIAAEKNKFAIQDDEILQLAKWAAVIEEHYSKVRGTYTPMDIEWAKDGNTGELFIVQARPETVQSQKSAKVLRNYKLQGSGAVLAKGRAVGESIGQGKARVILDVHRIAEFQSGEVLVTNKTDPDWEPIMKKASAIVTNSGGRTCHAAIIAREMGIPAIVGTGDATQILKNGQEITVSCSEGDEGKVYAGLLPFEIQETAIENLPRTRTQILMNVGNPEEAFGLSAIPCDGVGLARLEFIIANHIKAHPLALIHFDELVDESVKEEIANLTALYQHKPDFFTDKLAHGIATIAAAFYPNPVIVRMSDFKSNEYANLLGGRQFEPKEENPMIGWRGASRYYDPNYREAYALECKALKRVRDEMGLTNVIPMIPFCRTPDEGRKVLAEMAKHGLVKGENGLQVYVMCELPSNVIFADEFAQVFDGFSIGSNDLTQLTLGLDRDSALVAHIFDERNEAVKRMVAIAIKAAKKYDRKIGICGQAPSDYPEFARFLVELGIDSISLNPDSVLKTLLDVAKVEGAGSLMDLAGDVAKV